One region of Cucurbita pepo subsp. pepo cultivar mu-cu-16 chromosome LG03, ASM280686v2, whole genome shotgun sequence genomic DNA includes:
- the LOC111789634 gene encoding protein S-acyltransferase 11 isoform X1, whose product MAEDDLPKEHIIASLAEDRESTCWGCGLRLLLPSGASTFKCGWCGAITLQTAQKQKDNSLKWRWLRDRGFVCVLLVFILFVICGGVWAVYPVVFSVSQFCGIFHSIVTMVLAVATLSSFSLAAFRSPGTPPNVIWGSYPLVEKGDLENYTFCNYCSKPKSRRTHHCRSCGMCVLDMDHHCPFIGNCVGAGNHKHFIMFLISAIVSTIYVSIMAVYSLWHIWPPLSVHELGRLNGSGSKFGWSLSKEIIHAVLRSTTLLSIRGFILIYLFISSFSLQIGLAVLLCQQLWYIYEGKTYLSHISSQGDDGEKDCQNLLRFFGCPSVSFSRHLPIFRSSKKRHEK is encoded by the exons ATGGCTGAGGATGACCTTCCCAAG GAACATATCATAGCATCGTTGGCAGAGGATCGAGAATCAACTTGTTGGGGTTGTGGGCTGCGCCTCTTGCTCCCATCAGGTGCATCTACTTTCAAGTGTGGTTGGTGTGGAGCCATAACACTTCAAACTGCACAGAAGCAAAAAGACAATTCCTTAAAGTGGAGGTGGTTGCGAGACCGGGGTTTTGTGTGTGTCCTACTTGTATTCATACTTTTTGTGATAT GTGGTGGTGTATGGGCCGTATATCCCGTTGTTTTCTCAGTCAGCCAATTTTGTGGAATTTTCCACTCCATTGTGACCATGGTTTTGGCTGTAGCCACCCTTTCTTCGTTCAGTCTTGCTGCATTTAGATCTCCCGGAACACCTCCAAATGTCATATGGGGCAGCTATCCACTTGTAGAGAAGGGTGACCTTGAAAACTATACCTTCTGTAACTACTGCTCGAAGCCGAAGTCACGTAGAACTCATCATTGCCGCTCCTGTGGTATGTGTGTTTTGGACATGGACCACCATTGCCCATTT ATAGGGAACTGTGTTGGTGCAGGAAATCATAAACACTTCATTATGTTCCTTATTTCAGCTATTGTGAGTACAATTTATGTTTCAATCATGGCTGTATACTCGCTTTGGCATATATGGCCACCGTTATCGGTCCACGAGTTGGGTCGCCTGAATGGTTCTGGAAGCAAGTTCGGTTGGAGTCTTTCAAAGGAAATCATTCATGCTGTTCTGAGATCCACAACGCTACTGTCTATCAGAGGGTTCATCCTTATTTATCTCTTTATCTCAAGTTTCTCACTTCAAATTGGATTGGCAGTGCTTCTATGCCAACAGCTATGGTACATCTACGAAGGGAAAACTTATTTGAGTCACATAAGTTCACAGGGTGATGATGGAGAGAAGGATTGCCAAAATCTTCTCCGCTTCTTTGGCTGCCCATCGGTTTCTTTCTCCCGACACTTGCCGATCTTTCGGAGCTCAAAAAAAAGACACGAGAAGTAA
- the LOC111789634 gene encoding protein S-acyltransferase 11 isoform X2, which translates to MQEHIIASLAEDRESTCWGCGLRLLLPSGASTFKCGWCGAITLQTAQKQKDNSLKWRWLRDRGFVCVLLVFILFVICGGVWAVYPVVFSVSQFCGIFHSIVTMVLAVATLSSFSLAAFRSPGTPPNVIWGSYPLVEKGDLENYTFCNYCSKPKSRRTHHCRSCGMCVLDMDHHCPFIGNCVGAGNHKHFIMFLISAIVSTIYVSIMAVYSLWHIWPPLSVHELGRLNGSGSKFGWSLSKEIIHAVLRSTTLLSIRGFILIYLFISSFSLQIGLAVLLCQQLWYIYEGKTYLSHISSQGDDGEKDCQNLLRFFGCPSVSFSRHLPIFRSSKKRHEK; encoded by the exons ATGCAG GAACATATCATAGCATCGTTGGCAGAGGATCGAGAATCAACTTGTTGGGGTTGTGGGCTGCGCCTCTTGCTCCCATCAGGTGCATCTACTTTCAAGTGTGGTTGGTGTGGAGCCATAACACTTCAAACTGCACAGAAGCAAAAAGACAATTCCTTAAAGTGGAGGTGGTTGCGAGACCGGGGTTTTGTGTGTGTCCTACTTGTATTCATACTTTTTGTGATAT GTGGTGGTGTATGGGCCGTATATCCCGTTGTTTTCTCAGTCAGCCAATTTTGTGGAATTTTCCACTCCATTGTGACCATGGTTTTGGCTGTAGCCACCCTTTCTTCGTTCAGTCTTGCTGCATTTAGATCTCCCGGAACACCTCCAAATGTCATATGGGGCAGCTATCCACTTGTAGAGAAGGGTGACCTTGAAAACTATACCTTCTGTAACTACTGCTCGAAGCCGAAGTCACGTAGAACTCATCATTGCCGCTCCTGTGGTATGTGTGTTTTGGACATGGACCACCATTGCCCATTT ATAGGGAACTGTGTTGGTGCAGGAAATCATAAACACTTCATTATGTTCCTTATTTCAGCTATTGTGAGTACAATTTATGTTTCAATCATGGCTGTATACTCGCTTTGGCATATATGGCCACCGTTATCGGTCCACGAGTTGGGTCGCCTGAATGGTTCTGGAAGCAAGTTCGGTTGGAGTCTTTCAAAGGAAATCATTCATGCTGTTCTGAGATCCACAACGCTACTGTCTATCAGAGGGTTCATCCTTATTTATCTCTTTATCTCAAGTTTCTCACTTCAAATTGGATTGGCAGTGCTTCTATGCCAACAGCTATGGTACATCTACGAAGGGAAAACTTATTTGAGTCACATAAGTTCACAGGGTGATGATGGAGAGAAGGATTGCCAAAATCTTCTCCGCTTCTTTGGCTGCCCATCGGTTTCTTTCTCCCGACACTTGCCGATCTTTCGGAGCTCAAAAAAAAGACACGAGAAGTAA